A region of Dictyostelium discoideum AX4 chromosome 1 chromosome, whole genome shotgun sequence DNA encodes the following proteins:
- a CDS encoding GRAM domain-containing protein — protein sequence MTSPADKANHLKVKTELVRRTFNYPETENVIQDYSCALNKVTLGKMYITENFLSFIASIGSTTETIPLRKILEMKKDTTLFVNNAITFKTAEQLVSFGTFSHRDEAFTLIYHLWKCPPFIYNPNSVDKDLDEKNLFRGAGQQKQKQLSSRVDTQSTKLALKLATETKETGIATLNELSYQAEVIDGIEAKMDNIHANLDRSDRLLKGIESVGGALSNHFSKDTTNGPRKEFAPLDRSLQVRPRDEPPIEIDILEKLANDSLIPGFVQIHNDRFIILDANRKPRTEIISTYTFDSVEYLVIRARPQHMDVRFFNNKYPRFRMASSYIQNVVNEIVLRSNGKYGKAPQVIFEPGIKEFIYGNPTIRFIPSSGRSQQSSLFTRASTLGTSHFIKDASDDIKDALIEQDKDLDEISDLLGDISNIAKTIGDEAERSSSQLDRITDKVDHANDRLKNNNKRIQKML from the exons atg aCATCACCAGCAGATAAAGcaaatcatttaaaagttAAAACAGAACTTGTTAGAAGAACATTTAATTATCCAGAAACAGAAAATGTTATTCAAGATTACTCATGTGCTTTAAATAAAGTAACATTAGGAAAAATGTATATTACAGAAAactttttatcatttatagCTTCAATTGGTAGTACAAct GAAACAATACCATTAAGAAAAATTTTAGAGATGAAAAAAGATACAacattatttgtaaataatgcAATAACATTTAAAACAGCAGAACAGTTAGTATCATTTGGTACATTTTCACATAGGGATGAAGCATTTACATTGATTTATCATCTTTGGAAATGTCCACCATTTATATATAATCCAAATTCAGTTGATAAAGATTTAGatgaaaagaatttatttcGAGGTGCTGGACAACAGAAACAAAAACAACTTTCATCTAGAGTGGATACACAATCGACAAAGTTGGCATTGAAATTGGCCACAGAGACAAAGGAGACGGGTATAGCAACTTTGAACGAGTTGTCCTATCAGGCAGAGGTGATCGATGGGATAGAGGCAAAGATGGACAACATTCATGCCAATCTCGACAGATCCGATCGATTGTTGAAAGGAATTGAGAGTGTGGGGGGAGCCTTGTCCAACCATTTCAGTAAAGATACAACCAACGGACCAAGAAAGGAGTTTGCCCCCTTGGATAGATCGTTGCAGGTCAGACCAAGGGACGAACCTCCCATTGAGATCGACATATTGGAGAAATTGGCAAACGATAGTTTGATACCAGGTTTCGTGCAAATTCACAACGACAGATTCATCATATTGGATGCCAATAGGAAGCCCAGAACCGAGATCATCTCGACCTACACTTTCGACAGTGTCGAGTATTTGGTGATTCGTGCACGTCCTCAGCATATGGATGTCagattctttaataataaatacccACGTTTTAGAATGGCAAGCAGTTACATTCAAAACGTTGTCAATGAGATCGTTTTACGTTCAAATGGAAAGTATGGCAAAGCCCCACAAGTTATCTTTGAACCTGGTATCAAAGAGTTTATCTATGGCAACCCAACCATTCGTTTCATTCCCTCCTCTGGTAGATCTCAACAAAGCTCCCTCTTCACTAGAGCTTCAACCTTAGGTACAAGTCATTTCATAAAAGATGCCTCTGATGATATTAAAGATGCTCTAATCGAACAAGATAAAGATTTAGATGAAATCTCTGATCTATTAGGTGATATTAGTAATATAGCAAAAACAATTGGTGATGAAGCTGAACGTAGTTCTTCACAACTTGATAGAATAACTGATAAAGTTGATCATGCAAATGatagattaaaaaataataataagaggattcaaaaaatgttataa